Genomic segment of Bifidobacterium lemurum:
GCGCGGAAACGTTCCGAATCGTCATAATGCCTCCTCAAGAGCCTGTCTCATGGCGATCTCCAACTGGTCGTCGTCCGTGGTGACGTCCTGCAGACGTTCGTCGGCGTCGCTGGGCGGGTCCCCGTCCCAGATGCCGGTCATCAGCAGCACTTGGATCAGCGCCTGATACAGCAGCATCTCCTCGCCGCCGATGGCGGCTCCCCCACGTTCCCGCCAGGCGGTCATGAGTTTGGTCGGCCGCGGGTCGTAGACCACGTCGAGCAGCCGTGCGCCGGTCCGCAACGTGGCGTGCGATTCGAGAAGCAGTCCGGCCAGCGGATCGGCGGCAAGGCCGGGAATGGTGTTGATGGCGACATCCGCCTGGACCAGCGCATGCGCCACCGCCTCGGTGTCGGCCATGGCGATGGCGCGCAGGGCGTTGCCATGGCGGAGGAATTTCTCGGCCAACGGACGCAGCGACGGGTTTTTGTCCGGATTGCGGGCGATGACGGTGATACGGCCGATTTCGGGCATCATCGTGCATGCGGCCACCGCGGAGGACGCGGTGTTGCCGTTGCCGATCACCACCGCATGGCCCTGTCCGGCGTCCGCGTCGACGATGCCGTGCATGAGCGAGGCGTGGTCGAAGGCGAGTTGGATGCCGACCACGTCGGTGTTGTACAACTTGATCGTCGGCGAATCCGGTCGTGTCCCGCTCCAGTCGAACACCGCGGTGTTGGCCACGCCGAGTTCGCGCGCCCACAGATTGGAAGGCGTGCCGTAGGGTTGAATGGTCTGCTTCAGCGGCATCGTCAGGCTCAGTCCATGCCATGACGGGTCGAGCCTGGCGAGGAAGGCGTCGAGATCGTCCTCCCCCACCTCGTGTTTGGTGTATTCCCAATCGTCGAATCCGAGCGCGCGGTAGGCGGCGTTGTGCAGCACCGGCGAAAGCGAATGGGCGATCGGCTTGCCCAGCACGGCGCAACGGTGGTTGGTCGTCGTCATAACCCCTCCTGTCATCACTCCCCCTATGCTACCGCCACCCGGTCGACGCTGCGGAGACCACGTTGCGAACAACGATGCATTAGCCGGAACCGTACGACGATTGAACCATCGGCTTCAACGCGATGACGCCATCGCGCGGTTTCCTCGACGCCAGTCATGCCGGGCGGTTGAATCGTCGTTTGTTCACCGGGCGTGAAGCGCGTCGTAGATGGTCCGCGCCTTCTTCAATCCGATGCCCGGCACTTCGGTGAGCTGTTCGACGCTCGCCTCGCGCATGGCCCGCACGGAGCCGAAGTGTTTGAGCAGGTTCTTCTGGTGGGTTTCGCCGATGCCGGGGATTTCGTCGAGCGCGCTGCGAAGCGCTCCCTTGCGTCGGGTCTGACGGTGGTAGGTGATGGCGAAACGATGCGATTCGTCGCGCACGCGCTGCAACAGATACATGCCCTGCGACTGGCGTTTGAGAATGATCGGATACTCGTCGTCCGGCACCCACACCTCTTCAAGCCGCTTGGCCAGACCGCATAGCGCCACATCCGTGACGCCGCAGTCCTCCAAGGCCTTGGCCGCGGCCCGCACCTGCGGATAGCCGCCGTCGACGACCACCAGATTCGGCTTGTAGGCGAATCGGTGGCGTTCCGTGTTCTGCTGGACCACGGCCGTTTCGCTTTCGTCAGCCGCCTTGGCCCGGCGCTCCGCTTCCATGCTTTCGCCGGAGTCTCCTGCGATGTTGCCGTGGCGGAACCGTCGGGTCAGCGTCTCATACAGGGCGCTCAGATCGTCCACCGCGCCTTGGCCGTCCTTGCCGCGGATCGCGAAACGGCGGTATTCAGACTTCTTCGGCATCGCATCCTCGAACACCACCATCGAGGCGACCTGGAACGCGCCCCCCACCGTGTTGGAGATGTCGTAGCATTCGATGCGCAGCGGGGCTTCGTCCAATCCCAACGCCTTGGCCACATCGTTCATGGCCTGCGTGCGCGCGCCCATATCGGATATGCGGCTCATCTTGCTGCGCTGCAACGCCTGCTTGGCGTTCTCCGCCGCGCGGTCCATCAGCGCGCGCTTGTCGCCGCGCTCGGCGACCCGAATCGTCACCGCGCCCCCGCGCAATCCCGACAGCCACTGTTCGAGTTCCTCGCGACGGGCGGGCTCCACGGGCACGATCACCTCACGCGGCACGGGCGCGATCGGCGCCAGCAGGTCGTCCCGGCCCGTCTGCTCCTGGCGGGCGTTACGTGTTTTGGTGGCCTGAGCGCGGGCCTGCGCGTCCACGGCGGTAAGCCGTTGCGTGGAACCGAACGCATCGCGGCTGGTGGCGATAAGCGTGGACGAGGCGGAATCGGCCGCCTGTTCCACGGACTCCTCCGCCCCCGCATCCACATCCGCGTCTCCCACGCCGTCGGCGGATGACGGAAGGTCGTGATCGGCGTAGGTGGTGCCGG
This window contains:
- a CDS encoding shikimate dehydrogenase family protein, translating into MTTTNHRCAVLGKPIAHSLSPVLHNAAYRALGFDDWEYTKHEVGEDDLDAFLARLDPSWHGLSLTMPLKQTIQPYGTPSNLWARELGVANTAVFDWSGTRPDSPTIKLYNTDVVGIQLAFDHASLMHGIVDADAGQGHAVVIGNGNTASSAVAACTMMPEIGRITVIARNPDKNPSLRPLAEKFLRHGNALRAIAMADTEAVAHALVQADVAINTIPGLAADPLAGLLLESHATLRTGARLLDVVYDPRPTKLMTAWRERGGAAIGGEEMLLYQALIQVLLMTGIWDGDPPSDADERLQDVTTDDDQLEIAMRQALEEAL
- the uvrC gene encoding excinuclease ABC subunit UvrC, which gives rise to MIERHGPETWRKTAEALHDDISAGNAEAGLRNAAGHVRADDDPSAGVNANGAPLLGDSRDLFRPKTSDIPAKPGVYKWRDGEGRVIYVGKAKNLRNRLSNYFQPLYLLHPRTQTMVLTARSLEWTVVGTELESLTLEYTWIKEFDPRFNVQFRDDKTYPYLAVSVGEEIPRVWVTRSRKRRDTRYFGPYAKVWDLRHGLDRLLKTFPVRTCSTNVFHKAQLTGRPCLLASIGKCSAPCVGGIDPREHRRQCERLVGVMTGRLGKSYIAQLTREMKEASAELEFERAARLRDEIQMLATVVEQNAVVLDSQVDADVFGMDSDELEASVHAFFVRSGTIRGERNWSVERVEDIADSELMADLIMQVYAEATGTTYADHDLPSSADGVGDADVDAGAEESVEQAADSASSTLIATSRDAFGSTQRLTAVDAQARAQATKTRNARQEQTGRDDLLAPIAPVPREVIVPVEPARREELEQWLSGLRGGAVTIRVAERGDKRALMDRAAENAKQALQRSKMSRISDMGARTQAMNDVAKALGLDEAPLRIECYDISNTVGGAFQVASMVVFEDAMPKKSEYRRFAIRGKDGQGAVDDLSALYETLTRRFRHGNIAGDSGESMEAERRAKAADESETAVVQQNTERHRFAYKPNLVVVDGGYPQVRAAAKALEDCGVTDVALCGLAKRLEEVWVPDDEYPIILKRQSQGMYLLQRVRDESHRFAITYHRQTRRKGALRSALDEIPGIGETHQKNLLKHFGSVRAMREASVEQLTEVPGIGLKKARTIYDALHAR